The genome window TGAAAGAAAATGTCATTGATGTGTTGTTATATCTGTTTGAAACCTACATCGATACGGAAGAGCGAAACAAACCTGACAATGAGATATTAGAGCTTGAGTTAGAGCAGGTTGGTTTTCAGGAATTAGAAATCCACAAAGCGCTAGAATGGCTAGATAACATGACCGTTGCATCGGATCAGCCGCTCAAAAGACATGCCACAATGCGTGTATTTTGTGATGTTGAACTAGAGCGCTTGGATGTGCACTGTCGTGGTTATTTACTGTTTCTGGAACAAGTCGGTGTTTTAGACGTCGAAACCCGTGAAATAGTGTTAGAACGAGTCATGGCACTGGATGCTGAAGAAATTGACCTTGATCAGCTTAAGTGGGTCGTGCTGATGGTGTTGTTTTATCAACCAGGAAGAGAAGTCGCTTTTGCCTGGATGGAAGACTTGGTCTTTGAAGACATAGAAGCCGTCGTTCACTAGACTAAAAATATTAGAATAAAAACTCCAACATCGCCCGTCACAAAGGGCTTTGCTTGTATGTGCGTAGGTTTTTGGTATCGGAGAAAATGGGAAAAAAACTAGTCATCGTTGAGTCGCCAGCCAAGGCGAAAACAATCAAAAAATACCTCGGTAAGGATGTAGAAGTATTAGCATCTTATGGGCATGTACGTGATTTATTGCCAAAAGAGGGGGCTGTCGACACCGCTAAAGATTTTGCGATGAAATATCAAGTCATTGATCGCAACAGTAAGCATGTCGATGCGATTGTAAAAGCGATGAAAAAAGCCGATGCCCTCTATCTCGCGACTGACCCTGATAGAGAAGGGGAAGCGATATCCTGGCACTTGTTCGAGTTGCTGAAAAAGCGTGGCGCGCTTAAAGACAAAGATACTCATCGCGTTGTTTTCCATGAAATTACTAAACAAGCTGTTAATGATGCGGTAGCTCATCCGCGTGAGTTATCCATGTCACTTGTTAATGCCCAGCAAGCAAGACGAGCACTTGACTACCTTGTCGGCTTTACTCTCTCCCCCTTGTTGTGGAAAAAGGTGCGACGTGGTCTATCTGCTGGACGCGTGCAAAGTCCAGCACTGAGAATGATCGTCGAGCGAGAGCTGGAGATTGAAGCATTCATTGCCAAGGAATACTGGAGTATCGAAGCGGATGCTGTCGCTGAAAAGAAAGATTTCCAGGCCAAGCTAACTTATTTTGAAGGTGAGAAACTCAGTCAGTTTAGTGTTACTGACGAAAAACAATCATCGAGCGTTGTAAAAAAATTAGAGAAAGCGGCAGAAGGCAAACTGCTGGTTTCGAATGTGGAGAAAAAACAACGTAAACGTAATCCGGCAGCCCCGTTTACAACCTCTACTCTTCAGCAGGAAGCGTCACGAAAAATTGGCTTTGGTGCCCAACGCACTATGAGCGTTGCCCAGCAACTTTATGAGGGTGTTGATACGGGTGAAGGCGCGGTTGGTTTAATCACCTATATGCGTACTGACTCCGTCACATTAGCTCAAGAAGCCTTAGACGAAATACGTGGATTCATTGCAGAAAAATATGGCCAGAAAATGGTGCCTGCAAAACCACAGGAATACAAAACCAAATCAAAAAATGCACAAGAAGCCCATGAGGCGATACGTCCGACTTCTGTGCTAAGAACACCAGAAGAAATGAAAGCGTATCTTTCAGCTGATCAGTTGAAGCTTTACACGCTGATCTGGCAGCGCACCATGGCAAGTCAAATGATTCATGCTACCTTGAATACGGTTGCTGTTGACCTTGCCTGTGGTAAGGGTAATACATTCCGAGCCAATGGGTCGACCGTAGTTAATCCCGGTTTCATGAGTGTCTATCTGGAAGATAAGGATGACGCTGCCAGTAGCGATAAAGATGAGAAGCTTTTGCCTGCAATGGAAGTGGGGCAGGTGGTTGAGTTAAAAGCCATCAGACCAGAGCAGCATTTTACAGAACCACCACCACGCTACAGTGAAGCCAGCCTGGTGAGAAGTCTTGAAGAACATGATATTGGTCGACCATCG of Methylophaga marina contains these proteins:
- a CDS encoding DUF494 family protein, whose amino-acid sequence is MKENVIDVLLYLFETYIDTEERNKPDNEILELELEQVGFQELEIHKALEWLDNMTVASDQPLKRHATMRVFCDVELERLDVHCRGYLLFLEQVGVLDVETREIVLERVMALDAEEIDLDQLKWVVLMVLFYQPGREVAFAWMEDLVFEDIEAVVH
- the topA gene encoding type I DNA topoisomerase, with the protein product MGKKLVIVESPAKAKTIKKYLGKDVEVLASYGHVRDLLPKEGAVDTAKDFAMKYQVIDRNSKHVDAIVKAMKKADALYLATDPDREGEAISWHLFELLKKRGALKDKDTHRVVFHEITKQAVNDAVAHPRELSMSLVNAQQARRALDYLVGFTLSPLLWKKVRRGLSAGRVQSPALRMIVERELEIEAFIAKEYWSIEADAVAEKKDFQAKLTYFEGEKLSQFSVTDEKQSSSVVKKLEKAAEGKLLVSNVEKKQRKRNPAAPFTTSTLQQEASRKIGFGAQRTMSVAQQLYEGVDTGEGAVGLITYMRTDSVTLAQEALDEIRGFIAEKYGQKMVPAKPQEYKTKSKNAQEAHEAIRPTSVLRTPEEMKAYLSADQLKLYTLIWQRTMASQMIHATLNTVAVDLACGKGNTFRANGSTVVNPGFMSVYLEDKDDAASSDKDEKLLPAMEVGQVVELKAIRPEQHFTEPPPRYSEASLVRSLEEHDIGRPSTYASIISTLVQREYVEIINKRFHPTDVGRVVGKFLVDHFTKYVDYNFTAELEDELDAVARGEEEWIPLLRKFWGPFKEQVETKDKEVQRSDVTQELLDEDCPKCGKKLSSRLGRSGRFIGCTGYPECDYTRNIDGEETSNNEPEVVEGRKCPKCDSDLWIRTGRYGKFIGCSSYPKCKHIESLERPVNTGVECPQCHKGEILTRKSRRGKVFYSCSEYPDCDYALWNEPLKEPCPKCNWPILTLKTTKSRGTEKVCPQKDCDYSEKVES